Proteins co-encoded in one Medicago truncatula cultivar Jemalong A17 chromosome 8, MtrunA17r5.0-ANR, whole genome shotgun sequence genomic window:
- the LOC11445341 gene encoding IST1-like protein has protein sequence MTVVTTATARTKRIVKLTLALLGLGFNSSKCKTASKMAVARIKLLRNKREVVVRQMRRDIAMLLQSGQDATARIRVEHVMREQNVLAANEFIELFCELIVARLSIIAKQRECPADLKEGIASLIFAAPRCSEIPELVSLKKIFEKKYGRDFVSAATDLRPSCGVNRQLIDKLSVRTPPGEVKLKVLKEIAKEYQIDWDTAESEKELLKPPEELIEGQRTFVSASTLPVKTSTTVSMESNKPATRLSGGVISDSMHFEDSKSAAEAATEAAKKAIAAAEFAAYMAMKDSNEASQPYFNDKFHSDPAKYTHNSVHKSTTEEKMHRSHSLPRSDHMNNEDPSYGGKDYRRHSYHPASAHLDIKFDESDCDEEIEAEEPPVTFPPKRLPPPVPSSSVVKQDSNIRVHPKLPDYDELTARFDALKFKKSQP, from the exons ATGACGGTTGTAACCACCGCCACCGCACGCACCAAGAGAATAGTTAAACTCACTCTCGCTCTACTCGGACTCGGCTTCAATTCCTCCAAATG TAAAACAGCGTCGAAGATGGCGGTGGCGAGGATTAAGCTGTTGAGGAACAAGAGGGAGGTTGTGGTGAGGCAGATGAGACGTGACATTGCGATGCTTCTTCAGTCTGGTCAAGATGCCACTGCTCGTATCAGG GTTGAGCATGTGATGAGAGAGCAAAATGTTTTGGCTGCAAATGAATTCATTGAGCTATTCTGTGAATTAATTGTGGCCAGACTCTCAATTATTGCAAAGCAAAG GGAATGTCCTGCTGATTTGAAAGAAGGAATTGCTAGCTTAATATTTGCAGCCCCTAGGTGCTCAGAAATTCCAGAACTTGTATCACTAAAGAAAATCTTTGAGAAGAAATACGGGAGGGATTTTGTATCTGCTGCTACTGATCTTAGACCAAGCTGTGGTGTAAACCGCCAG TTGATTGACAAGCTCTCGGTACGCACACCTCCCGGTGAAGTAAAGTTAAAAGTATTGAAGGAAATTGCTAAGGAATATCAAATTGATTGGGATACTGCAGAATCTGAGAAAGAGCTTCTCAAGCCTCCAGAAGAGCTAATA GAAGGGCAGCGCACTTTTGTCAGTGCCAGCACCTTACCAGTGAAGACTTCAACAACTGTTTCCATGGAATCAAATAAGCCAGCAACAAG ATTATCAGGCGGTGTAATAAGTGATTCCATGCATTTTGAAGATTCTAAGTCTGCTGCTGAAGCAGCAACTGAAGCAGCTAAGAAAGCAATCGCGGCTGCTGAATTTGCTGCTTATATGGCTATGAAGGACTCTAATGAAGCCTCTCAACCATATTTCAATGATAAGTTCCATAGTGATCCTGCAAAATATACTCATAACTCGGTTCATAAATCAACAACGGAGGAGAAAATGCACAGGTCACATAGCTTACCAAGGTCTGATCACATGAACAATGAAGATCCATCGTATGGTGGAAAGGATTATCGAAGACACAGCTACCATCCAGCTTCTGCACATTTAGATATTAAGTTTGATGAATCAGATTGTGATGAAGAAATTGAAGCCGAAGAACCTCCTGTTACTTTCCCACCTAAACGGCTTCCACCACCTGTACCTTCTTCATCTGTGGTTAAACAGGATTCCAACATCCGTGTTCATCCTAAATTGCCGGATTATGATGAACTCACTGCTCGTTTTGATGCTCTAAAATTCAAAAAGTCGCAGCCATGA
- the LOC11444314 gene encoding uncharacterized protein, producing the protein MMKKGSIATFSTNQKHSSKYGVRSISLPTRSHPSTIQIEEELIKLKSWETSSTSKVETICFGLSGLTELYKCIEHLLKLPLTQQALSQHKNEKWVDELLDFPLRFLDLLSKTRDDVLLMKGKVEELQSVLRRRKVGDMENHVAEYWCLRRKMRKECTKSLLLLKQIDGSIGSSFFSLDLNNHLCSIVKVLIEASLITSSILQSLVVFLSSPILRSKVNKWSLVSRLMQKGVFGCDNQNENINELEKVDFGVSSLMIMENEAEKIQSAHGRLEALVVAIEGIENGLECLFKRLINTRVSFLNIISP; encoded by the coding sequence ATGATGAAAAAGGGAAGCATAGCTACCTTTTCCACAAACCAAAAACATTCAAGCAAATATGGTGTTAGATCTATTAGTTTACCAACAAGATCACATCCAAGCACAAtacaaattgaagaagaattaatcaaactcaaatcatgggaaacatcatcaacatcaaagGTTGAAACAATTTGTTTTGGTCTCTCTGGCCTAACAGAATTGTACAAATGCATAGAACATCTTCTAAAATTGCCACTAACACAACAAGCATTATCTCAACACAAAAATGAGAAATGGGTGGATGAGTTGTTAGATTTTCCACTTAGATTCTTAGACCTTTTGAGCAAAACAAGAGATGATGTTTTGTTAATGAAAGGAAAAGTTGAAGAGCTTCAATCTGTTCTTAGAAGGAGAAAAGTTGGTGATATGGAAAACCATGTTGCTGAATATTGGTGTTTGAGAAGGAAAATGAGAAAGGAATGTACAAAATCACTTCTTTTGTTGAAACAAATTGATGGGTCAATTGGatcatcatttttttcattgGATCTTAATAATCATCTTTGTTCAATTGTAAAAGTGCTTATTGAAGCTAGTTTGATTACTAGTTCAATCCTTCAATCACTTGTTGTGTTTCTTTCTTCACCAATTTTGAGATCAAAGGTTAATAAATGGTCATTGGTTTCAAGGTTGATGCagaagggtgtgtttggttgtgatAATCAAAATGAGAATATTAATGAGTTGGAAAAAGTGGATTTTGGAGTTAGTAGTTTGATGATTATGGAAAATGAGGCTGAGAAGATTCAATCTGCACATGGAAGATTAGAAGCTTTGGTGGTGGCTATTGAAGGAATTGAAAATGGATTAGAATGTTTGTTTAAGAGATTGATTAATACTCGTGtgtcttttttaaatattatttctcctTAA
- the LOC11442739 gene encoding uncharacterized protein, protein MAIKYHVRSISLPSRSHPSTIRVDEELNKLKTWEGTSTSCSIHIGLSLIDELYISLDDLLNMASTQQVISHHRGEKCIEEVLDSSMRILDICGITRDTILQIKENVQALHSCLRRRKGDSSVEISVTQYKFFTKKMKKNVNKLITSLKQMDSKFGMSSILELDQHLYSLIRVFKEVIAMNLSIFQIILSFLTMSSSKSKTTKWKFVAKMMHKGVITCEDNSDNVNEFLCVEATLSTLLSEGTNGENMQAAHERLEALEKVIESIENGLENLFRRLIKSRTSLLNIISQ, encoded by the coding sequence ATGGCAATCAAATATCATGTTCGTTCAATTAGTTTGCCATCTAGATCTCATCCTAGCACAATTAGAGTAGATGAGGAATTAAACAAGCTCAAGACATGGGAAGGAACATCTACATCATGCTCCATTCATATTGGTCTTTCCTTAAtcgatgaattatatatttcatTGGATGATCTTCTCAACATGGCATCAACCCAACAAGTGATTTCTCACCATAGAGGTGAGAAATGCATTGAAGAGGTGTTGGATAGTTCAATGAGAATTTTGGATATTTGTGGCATCACTAGGGATACAATTCTTCAAATCAAGGAAAATGTTCAAGCCCTTCACTCTTGTCTAAGGAGAAGAAAAGGTGATTCAAGTGTTGAAATAAGTGTGACACAATACAAATTCTTcacaaaaaagatgaaaaaaaatgttaacaagttgATCACATCTTTGAAGCAAATGGATAGTAAATTTGGCATGTCTtcaattttggaacttgatcaACACCTTTATTCTTTGATTAGAGTGTTTAAAGAAGTCATAGCAATGAATTTGTCTATTTTTCAAATCATTTTGTCATTCTTGACTATGTCTTCATCAAAGTCAAAGACAACCAAGTGGAAATTTGTTGCTAAAATGATGCACAAAGGAGTCATAACATGTGAAGATAACTCGGATAATGTCAATGAGTTTTTGTGTGTTGAAGCTACCTTAAGCACTCTTTTAAGTGAAGGTACTAATGGAGAAAACATGCAGGCTGCACATGAAAGATTGGAGGCTTTGGAGAAAGTAATTGAAAGTATTGAGAATGGTTTGGAAAACTTATTTAGGCGCTTGATTAAATCTAGAACTTCCCTCTTGAATATAATTTCTCAATAG
- the LOC11444315 gene encoding anthocyanidin 3-O-glucosyltransferase 5 has product MDLYKPTHIVLLSSPGLGHLMPIIELAKRFQIHHNFKLTILAITSQTSHTESHILKSATNPSLYNIIQIPSPNISSLLPVSATVCTRIFLTMRHSIPSIKSALTNLTLPPSALIVDIFGTEALPLALELNIPRFIYVASHAWFLSLYVYSPVLDKQIQGPYIEQKEPLKIPGCKSVQPNDLVDPMLDRYNLEYKEYLTVAKNFSKSDAILVNTWDELQHRELKALNDGDGELSSLLKVPVFAVGPLVRQAESEIGQASESVIQWLDKQPKESVVYVSFGSGGTLSNEQMNELAFGLELSEQRFVWVVRACASTTEAVDAAFFTTGSGGDGFGDELDDQIGKHLPEGFVERIKNKNVGLFLHEWAPQVTILKHPSIGGFVSHCGWGSVLESLTNGVPIIAWPLYAEQRMNAALLVEELGVAVRTVVSPGKNVVEREEIASLVRKVILVDQNGKRNHVRERVKEVRVSAEKALLQGGSSYNALSHVAKIINKQDFVCVSKNMDTDGDDIKDRKNQ; this is encoded by the coding sequence ATGGATTTGTACAAGCCAACACACATTGTCTTGCTTTCAAGCCCAGGTCTAGGCCATCTCATGCCTATCATCGAGCTAGCTAAACGCTTCCAAATCCACCACAATTTCAAACTCACAATCCTCGCCATCACTTCTCAAACCTCACACACTGAATCTCATATTCTCAAATCAGCCACCAACCCCTCACTCTACAACATCATCCAAATCCCATCACCAAACATTTCCTCCCTCCTCCCCGTCTCCGCCACCGTCTGCACCCGCATCTTTCTAACAATGCGCCATTCCATACCTTCCATCAAATCTGCACTCACAAACTTAACCCTCCCTCCTTCTGCTCTCATCGTCGACATATTCGGAACAGAAGCCCTACCTTTAGCCCTAGAACTCAACATTCCGAGATTCATTTACGTAGCTTCACATGCTTGGTTTCTTTCCCTGTACGTGTATTCTCCTGTTTTGGACAAACAAATCCAAGGACCATACATTGAGCAGAAAGAACCTTTGAAAATCCCGGGTTGTAAATCAGTTCAACCAAATGACTTGGTTGATCCAATGCTGGACCGGTACAACTTGGAGTATAAAGAGTACTTAACCGTAGCGAAAAACTTCTCCAAAAGCGATGCCATCTTAGTTAACACGTGGGATGAACTTCAACATAGAGAGCTTAAAGCACTGAATGATGGAGATGGAGAACTATCAAGTTTATTGAAAGTTCCTGTGTTTGCAGTTGGACCCCTGGTGAGACAAGCTGAGTCAGAAATAGGTCAAGCTTCTGAGTCTGTAATTCAATGGCTTGATAAACAACCAAAGGAATCAGTGGTTTATGTTTCGTTTGGGAGCGGTGGAACTTTGTCAAATGAGCAAATGAATGAATTAGCTTTTGGTTTAGAATTAAGTGAACAAAGATTTGTTTGGGTGGTACGTGCGTGTGCGTCCACAACAGAAGCTGTGGACGCAGCTTTTTTCACCACTGGATCCGGTGGTGACGGGTTTGGCGATGAACTTGATGATCAAATAGGTAAGCACTTACCTGAGGGGTTTGTAGAGAGAATTAAGAATAAGAATGTGGGTTTGTTTCTTCATGAATGGGCACCACAAGTCACTATTTTGAAACATCCTTCCATTGGTGGTTTTGTTTCACACTGTGGGTGGGGTTCAGTGCTTGAGAGTTTAACCAACGGTGTGCCTATTATTGCTTGGCCGCTTTACGCGGAGCAGAGGATGAATGCGGCGTTGTTGGTGGAGGAGCTTGGTGTTGCGGTGAGGACTGTGGTGTCGCCGGGGAAGAATGTGGTGGAGAGGGAAGAGATAGCAAGTTTGGTGAGAAAGGTAATTTTGGTGGACCAAAATGGGAAGAGAAACCACGTGAGGGAAAGAGTGAAAGAGGTTAGGGTTAGTGCAGAGAAAGCTTTGTTACAGGGTGGTTCGTCTTATAACGCATTGTCTCATGTGgccaaaataataaacaaacaagattttgtttgtgtttcaAAAAACATGGATACTGATGGGGATGATATAAAAGACAGAAAAAATCAGTGA